DNA from Brassica napus cultivar Da-Ae chromosome C4, Da-Ae, whole genome shotgun sequence:
TTGGACCAACTCCGAGGTGCTACTTGtttctccaagattgatttaGCTTCGGGATACCATCAGATTCCGATTGCTAAAGAGGATGTCCGTAAGACAGCCTTCAGATCGAGATACGgccactacgagtttgtggtcatgccctTCGGACTGACCAACGCCCCTGCAGCctttatgaagatgatgaataacGTTTTCAGAGACTACCTGGATGAATTCGTTATAGTCTTCATAGACGACATCTTGATCTACTCAAAGAATCAGGAAGAGCACAAGGACCATCTGAGAATGGTTTTGGATAAGCTGCGGGAACATAAGTTGTTCGCCAAGCTCAGCAAATGCAGCTTTTGGCAAAGAGAAATTGGTTTCTTGGGTCATGTGGTCTCAGACAAGGGAGTGTCTGTGGACcaagagaagatcaaggccattGCGGACTGGCCCAGACCAAGGAACGCAACAGAGATCAGGAGCTTTCTCAGACTGGCTGGATACTACCGATGTTTTGTTAAGGGATTTGCCAGCATGGCTCAACCGTTGACAAAGTTGACCCGGAAAGATGTTCAGTTCGTGTGGACAGAAGGCTGTGATGTGAGTTTCAGCAAACTCAAGATGATGTTGACGACTACTCCAGTATTGGCTCTTCCAGTGGACAACGAGCCATACGTGGTGTACACAGATGCATCCAAAGTTGAACTTGGGTGCGTATTGATGCAGCAAGGCAAAGTGATCGCGTATGCGTTTAGACAACTAAGGAAACACGAAGGGAACTATCCAACACACGACTTAGAGATGGCTGCTGTCATGTTTGCCCTGAAGATATGGCGGTCTTATCTCTATGGTGCTAAGGTCCAAGTCTTCACggaccataagagcttgaagtatATCTTTACTCAACCAGAGCTAAACCTTAGACAGAGGCGTTGGATGGAACTGGTTGCGGATTACGACTTGGATATTGCCTACCATCCGGGAAAGGCAAATCTGGTCGCGGATGCCTTGAGCCGGAAGAGAGTAGCTTCGGCTTCAGAGAAAGACATGGAGGAACTAGTTCACATGGTTGGAACCTTACGACTAGCTGCCTTGACTGACGAAGTGGAACCGTTGGGTCTTGGTGCAGCGGATCAGGCGGACTTGTTGTCCCGAGTTCGCCTTGCACAGGAAAAGGATGAAGATCTGATCAAAGCTTCCAAGAACGAGAAAATGGAGTATCAGACTTCAAACAATGGGATGATTATGGTTAATGGCCGAGTGTGTGTTCCTAACGACAAAGGATTGCGGGATGAGATCCTAAAGGAGGCACATCAGTCAAAGTTTTCGATACATCCAGGAGCCAATAAGATGTACCGAGACTTGAAGAGATACTATTATTGGGTTGGAATGAAGCGTGATGTTGAAAAATGGGTAGCTGGGTGCCCAATCTGCCAAATGGTGAAGGCAAAAAATCAAGTCCTGAGTGGACTACTTCAAAGTTTACCCATCCCAGAATGGCCTTGGGATAAGATCACGATGGACTTCGTGACTGGCTTGCCAATGAGGAACGGCAAGGACGCTATCTGGGTGATCGTGGACAGATTAACCAAGTCTGCACACTTCTTGGCTATCAACAAAACAGACAATGCAGCGGTGCTAGCCAAGTTGTACGTGGAACAGATCGTCAGACTTCATGGAGTTTCGGTAAGCATAGTGTCAGATCGAGACTCCAAGTTTTATTCGGCCTTCTGGAGAGTTATGCAGAAGTCGATGGGGACCAAGGTCCATATGAGTAAAGGATATCATCCGCAAGCAGATGGACAGTCAGAGAGGACAATCTGAACACTTGAAGACTTACTGCGATCTTGTGTTCTGGATTGGGAAGACAAATGAGATCAGCACTTGCATCTGGCTGAGTTTtcttacaacaacagctatcaTGCAAGCATTGGAATGTCGCCTTACGAGGcattgtacggacgtccgtgtaggacaccgttatgctggacccaagtgggggaagCGCAGCATATTTGGCCGAGATTTTGTAGAAGAGACAACTGAAAGAATCCGAGTCTTGAAACTGAAGATGAAAGAGTCTCAGGACATGGTATATCTCAAAAACGTCACCTACAAAGGCAAGGACCGATCCTAAAAGAATGCCAAGCTAAGTCCAAGATACATGGGGCCGTACatgatcctggaaaggattggaAAGGTCGCTTACAAACTGGAGCTGCCCTCATCGATGGCTCAGTTCCATAACGTGTTCCATGTATCTTTGCTGTGAAAATGCATAAGGAATCAAGACAACGTGGTTCCTGAACCACCATCTGACTTGAGAGAGAACGTTACTGTAGAGGGACGACCAGTCCGGATCATTGGAAGAAAAACCAAACCTGAAGGCAGAAAGAATATCAAAATGATCCAAGTCGTTTGGGACTgcgatggagaagaagaaatgacTTGGGAGCCAGAGGCGAGAATGAAAGCAGAATTTTCAAAGTGGTTAGACAAACTCACGGAAGATTCAGGAAGAAAGACTCGAGGACGAGTCTGAGCCAAGTGGGGGAGAACTTGTAGCGACCGTGTTCCGAAGATCGATGTTAGGATGATCTAAGGACTGACTGGCCGAACTGTGAGAACGTACTGAATGGATTGGATGATGCTAGAAAGAGCTGATCAGAGTTCGAAGGACTTTCCGTGGGTGGATGGGAGAACTTGGATCGGCGCCTGATTAGTAGCGACTAGAGCGGAACCATGTACCCGATTAAAGCTGGGAACGGATCTATTTTTGAGCCAAACAAAGCTCCATCAGTTGGTCTTACGCTCGGGTTATTGGACAGGCCGTTCGGTTTGTTGAAACTCAGGATGTTCGGGCAACTCGATGAAAATCCAGGCAAAGTAGAATTTTCGGACAGCGATGGTCGGATCCGGACAAGTGTTGTTGGATTCGGACAATACGGTTGAACTGGTTGGCTAGACAGCGATTGTCTGAAATCAGACAAGACAGTCAAGACTGTCGactaagctgagatgagctgattcAGTAGTATCAGTCTGATTCAGACAAGGCGGTTAGAGTTGTCGACTGGATCAGTCAGCTCTAGTTCGAGTTTCGTCTAAGTAAAACTGGCGGGAACAGTTAAAGTCCGAAAAGGGGAAAAACTCGCGCTGGAACGCTTTGGAGCGCAGGGTGGCGGTTACGGATTAAGAGCCGCGAGTAAAATAAGCGGGAATGGTTAACTTGGCAGTTTCTCGGGCCTAAACCGCCCAACTGCCCATTTTAATCGTCTTCTTCGTCTTATTTCGCCATTTTCTGTACGGGAAACGGAAAGAAAGAACCAGAGAGAAACTCAGAAAGAGAAAAGTCCGATTAAGAGAGAGTTTTCGATATTTGGCTGGATTGATCAAGTCCGAGTCAAGAACGATATGTGGGGTGAATCCGACTGTCTGAGCGTTTGAAGATTCGACGGAAACCGCTCAAGAGGTGTCAGAAGAAACCGAATCAAACAGAACAAACCGGCTCTAAGAAAAAGGTGAGTGCGTGACCGTAGCCTATCGTACTGAATCGTAGTCTGATTGATAGGAATGTTCTATGTTCTGATTGCTTGTCTAATTCGAATTATCTGCTAAGTTCTGGCTTGGTCTGAACAGTCGGTTCCTTCCATCGACGCATCTGGATCGGATCATGCGCCTAGAGCCGTATTGGCCTACTAGGGCTTGACTGAATCTGATGGCGCTTTGGCTTGGAACGATTGGGTCGGCTAAGTAACTGACTGATGATAAGCATGTCCGTTTATTGACTGATTGACTCGATTGCTTTACTTGGCTGAGTGGGATGGAATGACCGCTCTCACTAAGCTTACTGTTTGCTTATGCCTCCTTGTTTGGATGCAGATCAGGACCAGACCCGAAAGGGTAAAGACATAGCTTGAACGCGGGACAGGGGCAGGAAGGAAGGATGGTGGGTTTGGGTAGATATAGGACGAGATTAACATGTAATAGCCTATAGCAAACTGACTTGTTAACTCGAACCTCAGATTATCTATTCAAATCGTATTATGCTTTACTTGACTGTCTGAGAAAGAACTAACACTCtgaaataattctaagtaaggaaaattttgaaaacGGCCCAAGTCTGATCGAGGAAGTCGAGCCAGACTCGTACTGATGTTACGAAAAAATGGGTCAGGTCCTTTCAGTTTTCCCCCAGTTCTAAAACTCGGCCGCGTAGCCGATTTAACGGCCGAGAAATCGCTCAACGGTGAGTAACCGTGGCAAATTTAAGTTATGCGTTCAGAAAATCGGatttgaaaaaaatctaaaagtttcACTCATTTCAACTTGCAAATCGATTTATCTACTCAAGATCTATGAAGTGTAGGCAAAAACAATAAGGAAAACGAAGAAAACGGCTTTAGAAATCGTCAAAATCATACAGCCGCCGCGTAACTTGCATTCTGAAGTTGCAGGAAAAAAAACTAGGGAAGAAGACGAAATGGAAATGATGATTCTATCCCTCATTTAATGAAAAACTCAAAAACCATAAAAAAACGCTCTATTTGACATTCGAAGCTGAGTTGCTAGATTAAATGTGAACAAAACTGACCACTGCACCACACCGTCTTTACtgaaatattgtaaaactatatcatatataaccaaaataaagcGCCGATTAATCCACGTCTAATCTCCGATTAATTGATTCGGCGCTAGGCCCTACGCGACCGCACACGTTACGCCTAGCATAGTTTCGAACATGCCGTTTTCCTAATACTGTATAATGTTGTTACCTGAAAATTTTATAAGTGAAGGAGTATTTGATTGATATATGAGGGTTGATATGTGTGAAGTATAAGTCATTttcacaagttttttttttgtctacatAAAACAAATTGAAGTTAGGAAAAGCAGAAGAGGGAGCACTGGAAAACATTAACTACggaaagaaaattaaatgaaGAAGACTTGAGCTCTCAAGCCTGGTGCATTGAGTCAGAGAGTCACTTTAATCACGCCCAACCACACATCTTTTCTTTGTGCCTCTCTGTTTTAAACCACACCCAATGTGATGTGTCCCCTTTGTTTGCTTCTCTTGttatcaatttttaataaaaaaatactagtaATATTTacaacaaaacacacacacacacacatatatatatatatatatatatatatgtatataaaatgagaTATCAGATAAGTAAAATAAGAAGTAGAAGAAATAGGGTTTAGTCTTTCGTAAGCATGAGTGCTTTGTCCAATCAATAGCAACAAAATTGTGAAGTAAGCCATAAGTTGAGTAGACCAAACTAGTTCAGCTTTTTAATCGtgtttactttatatatttcttgttgAATGTTTGGGTTTGCTTTAGCTTTATTCTTTTCATAGGCGAGTATTAGTGAAGGTTAGTGTCAGTCTCGGGATCTTTTTACAAACGGCTGGTATTTAGTTCATGGGCTCACAGTTTAAGACATATAGAAGATACATTTATTAAAAAGTGGTTTCATAAACTATTTAACTCTACGGTTTTTCAAATCCACTCACTGTATTTTTTTCATTCCAACTTCAAACACTTTAATGCctccaaattttgaaaaatgatcATATCAGATTGAATGGTTTCAGCAGACTAATCTCACCAAATCCCAAGTCATTAGTCTCACCAAAGAATTAGTGTGAGATTAGTCAAGTTTGCAATAACTTGGATACAACTACTCTGAATCACAATGTGTTGGATTCTATTGGGCGGTGAAAGCTAGTGGGGGGGGAGGGTTTGCCTCAAGTCATAAGTAAAGAATAAAGTATTACATTTGTGGTAGACCAAACGCAAATCTACTTATGCAACCAAGTCTTTTATACCACTTTgaactaaataattataaaatgtacTAAAACTTTTCAAGAGCCTTGGCTAACTCTAATACAAAGCTAAACGGTATCAGTCAAGTGGGCACAATTAGAAGTAGTAGCTTTCATTAACAGAGTAGAAGCAAGAAGTTATAATTCAACATACATGTACATTAAAAGTCTATAAAGTAAACTACTAATTTGAATGTTCTTCGATTGATATGGTCAGGCGAACAAGACGTGAGGCCAATACGAAACAAGAACCGGCGTTAGAACATGTGAAACTAGCCTCCCTTGCAgttaaaacaaacatttttatataacaatagtaataatagtttttttggtctaaataataataataacaatagttTAAAAcataacttcaaaaagattcaaactttatgAAAATTTGGACGACCCAAATCACGCAAAGTCTGCTACCTTTTATCTTCCTCGGTTGGTGCAGGAAAATTAAGATCTAGCATCCTCTGTTTCACCGACTCTGTTCGATGTACTTGATGATGATTTACAGACAAGTTCCCTAGTCCGTGTGATCTTTTATGACCACCAAGTGCTTGTCCTGACGCGAAAACTCTTAGACAAATCGGACATTCATGGATCCTCTTCTCTGGAGCAACAACTACATTATCGTACTCTGTTTCGCTTCGTTGCTCTGTTTTGTTTGAAACtctgttcttcttgtggcttgCTCTATGCCCACCTAATGCTTGATAAGATTTAAACACTTTCCCACATGTCTCGCACGTGAATCTCCCTTTCGTCGTTGTTGCTCGATTCATCTTGCTCGAGTTGTCGTCGATCTCTTCCACTAGTTCTTTATGACTACTACTagttttgttcttcttcttccatttgTCTCTTGAGAGCATCATGAGACAAAAGGCGAGATCTTCATCCGTGGTTGTATCAGAAGCTGAGCTGTGATGCGGCTCGGGCTCGGTCTTGTAACCG
Protein-coding regions in this window:
- the LOC106395328 gene encoding zinc finger protein ZAT9-like, which produces MESYKCKFCFKSFVNERALDGHVRSHMPTLPNFCIEEEEEKVRPSQLSGDTESDVSSSSPEEVARKRNGLREERHRTMDDDQKFAFTGSQRNIINLTRKRSKRTRKLDSFATKKMKTSQLGYKTEPEPHHSSASDTTTDEDLAFCLMMLSRDKWKKKNKTSSSHKELVEEIDDNSSKMNRATTTKGRFTCETCGKVFKSYQALGGHRASHKKNRVSNKTEQRSETEYDNVVVAPEKRIHECPICLRVFASGQALGGHKRSHGLGNLSVNHHQVHRTESVKQRMLDLNFPAPTEEDKR